The following are encoded in a window of Bacillus sp. SORGH_AS_0510 genomic DNA:
- a CDS encoding TenA family transcriptional regulator yields the protein MTELLSKDEFRKQLEEAIKGNHSQKAPFTVAWAEGRLERKHFARWAENHYHYVGPFADYLAYIYHNTPTDPKFEAAKDFTLQNMYEEEIAADRHTDLLIRFAEACGTTRERVIDPANMAPTTLGLQSWCFAVAARENFVVATAALVVGLESQVPDIYRKQTPALREKYQFTDEEIEFFDLHIVSDEIHGERGYKIVLDHADTPELQQRCLEVVRTGAKMRRMYMDGLWREYLEQDLGALVEAK from the coding sequence TGACAGAATTATTATCAAAAGATGAATTTCGTAAGCAATTAGAAGAAGCTATTAAAGGTAATCATAGCCAAAAAGCTCCGTTTACAGTAGCTTGGGCAGAGGGAAGACTTGAAAGAAAACATTTTGCTAGATGGGCTGAAAATCATTACCATTATGTAGGTCCATTTGCTGATTACTTAGCTTATATTTACCACAATACTCCAACCGATCCAAAATTCGAAGCTGCAAAAGACTTCACACTTCAAAATATGTATGAAGAAGAAATTGCAGCAGATCGTCATACTGATTTATTGATTCGTTTTGCGGAAGCTTGCGGTACAACGAGAGAGCGTGTTATTGACCCAGCTAATATGGCTCCAACTACATTAGGCTTACAAAGCTGGTGTTTCGCAGTAGCAGCGCGAGAAAATTTCGTGGTAGCAACTGCAGCATTAGTTGTTGGTCTAGAATCACAAGTTCCAGACATCTATAGAAAGCAGACACCTGCATTACGTGAAAAGTATCAGTTCACGGATGAAGAAATTGAATTCTTCGATTTACACATCGTCTCCGATGAAATCCATGGTGAGCGTGGATATAAAATTGTTCTCGATCATGCAGACACACCTGAATTACAACAGCGTTGCTTAGAAGTTGTACGAACAGGAGCAAAAATGCGCCGTATGTATATGGACGGGCTTTGGAGAGAATACCTGGAGCAGGATTTAGGAGCATTAGTTGAAGCAAAATAG
- a CDS encoding aldehyde dehydrogenase family protein — protein sequence MLTTKVATFCNYIDGEWQEAGTKKTFASVNPANHEDVVGVFQASNENDVQQAIEAAQKAFPSWAQTAPSKRAAILNEAARILEQNVQSLAEELTREEGKHVDDAKNEVLRSAQTLRYYAVEGQSFTGETFPNDDINMKVSTEREPLGVVSVITPWNFPLSIPARKIAPALITGNTVVFKPSSDTPLVALRLIEALDKAGIPKGVINFVTGKASEVGDLLVTHSAVRAVTFTGSTAAGEDIHKKAGFSTRTQMELGGKNPLIVMDDADLGLAATLVVNGGFSLTGQACTGTSRVIVLKAVIDEFVQKLIEKTSTLKVGNGFEPGVKIGPLANEKQLKNVLKYVEYGKEDGATLVYGGNHITTGEYQKGYYVQPAIFTNVNPNSRIAKEEIFGPVVAVIGVDTYEEAITIANDVEYGLSASIVTNNLKIANQFTKDIQAGTVKVNRTTTGNLMNAPFGGLKKSSTSTFRESGRVGLEFFTQIKTVYMGY from the coding sequence ATGCTTACAACAAAAGTAGCGACATTCTGTAATTATATAGATGGAGAATGGCAAGAAGCTGGTACCAAGAAAACGTTTGCTAGCGTAAATCCCGCCAATCATGAAGATGTAGTAGGGGTTTTTCAAGCTTCAAACGAAAATGATGTGCAACAAGCAATTGAAGCAGCACAGAAGGCTTTTCCTAGCTGGGCACAAACGGCCCCCTCAAAACGGGCAGCAATTTTAAATGAAGCAGCAAGAATCCTTGAACAAAATGTTCAATCGCTTGCTGAAGAGTTAACTAGAGAAGAAGGTAAACATGTGGATGATGCAAAGAATGAAGTCTTACGGTCTGCTCAAACTCTTCGATATTATGCAGTAGAAGGTCAAAGCTTTACAGGTGAAACTTTTCCAAATGATGATATTAATATGAAGGTTTCAACAGAAAGAGAACCACTTGGTGTAGTAAGTGTGATTACACCTTGGAACTTTCCGCTTTCAATTCCTGCAAGAAAAATTGCTCCTGCTTTAATCACGGGAAATACAGTTGTTTTTAAACCTTCTTCTGATACTCCACTTGTAGCCTTACGCCTAATTGAAGCTTTAGATAAGGCGGGAATTCCAAAGGGTGTTATTAACTTTGTAACCGGTAAGGCGTCTGAAGTTGGTGATTTGTTAGTGACTCATTCTGCAGTCCGCGCCGTTACTTTTACCGGATCAACAGCTGCAGGGGAAGATATTCATAAAAAAGCTGGTTTTTCAACTCGTACTCAAATGGAGCTCGGTGGGAAAAATCCGTTGATAGTTATGGATGATGCAGATCTTGGTTTAGCAGCAACGTTAGTCGTTAATGGAGGTTTTTCTTTAACAGGTCAGGCCTGTACGGGTACGAGTAGAGTTATAGTTTTAAAAGCGGTAATAGACGAGTTCGTGCAAAAATTAATTGAGAAAACAAGTACTTTGAAAGTAGGAAATGGTTTTGAGCCTGGTGTCAAAATTGGACCCCTCGCCAATGAAAAGCAATTGAAAAATGTCCTCAAGTATGTGGAATACGGGAAAGAGGATGGAGCCACTTTGGTGTATGGGGGTAACCATATTACTACTGGAGAATACCAAAAGGGATATTATGTTCAGCCAGCTATTTTTACAAATGTAAACCCAAATTCGCGCATTGCAAAAGAAGAGATCTTTGGACCGGTAGTGGCTGTTATTGGAGTAGATACATATGAAGAAGCCATCACCATCGCTAACGATGTGGAGTATGGTTTGTCAGCCTCCATTGTGACCAATAATCTAAAAATCGCAAACCAATTTACAAAGGATATTCAAGCCGGGACTGTTAAAGTGAACCGGACAACAACCGGCAACTTAATGAATGCACCATTTGGAGGCTTGAAGAAATCAAGCACTTCCACCTTCCGTGAATCTGGTAGAGTCGGATTAGAATTCTTCACTCAAATAAAAACCGTGTATATGGGCTATTAA
- a CDS encoding heme-binding protein, whose amino-acid sequence MKSVLKLELEEAKIMIEAAKKKSEEINVFETIAICDDGGNLLALERMNGARITGPEIAIAKAYTAAGHKRSTHLFNKEPNGPALPGNEAFGIQMMLPGKFAIFVGGFPIVVNGEVVGGIGVSGGNGEQDTAVGTAALQALQNFLESEGLEVITQADIKK is encoded by the coding sequence ATGAAATCAGTTCTAAAGCTAGAATTAGAAGAAGCAAAAATTATGATTGAGGCAGCGAAAAAGAAATCGGAAGAAATCAATGTTTTTGAAACGATCGCTATTTGTGACGATGGCGGGAATCTTCTTGCCCTTGAACGAATGAATGGAGCGCGAATTACGGGACCAGAAATTGCAATTGCTAAAGCATACACAGCGGCCGGACATAAACGGTCCACCCATTTATTTAATAAGGAACCAAATGGACCTGCACTCCCTGGGAATGAAGCCTTTGGTATACAAATGATGCTCCCGGGGAAATTCGCCATTTTTGTAGGTGGTTTTCCGATTGTCGTGAATGGGGAAGTGGTTGGAGGTATTGGTGTAAGTGGTGGAAACGGTGAACAGGATACGGCTGTTGGAACAGCAGCATTGCAAGCATTACAAAACTTTTTGGAAAGTGAAGGTCTAGAAGTAATTACTCAAGCAGACATAAAAAAATAA